In Patescibacteria group bacterium, a genomic segment contains:
- a CDS encoding DNA cytosine methyltransferase — MESVKILGFSDKKGYKKMSGENISGNRKKVIALDFFCGCGGVTNGLRKAGIEVIAGFDIDPEVRYAYEENNSGSVFFNIDISKTGENVKAINKILESRRRDALIFSACAPCQPFSLHNRNHKWDYRKSLMIEFIKVIKRLPIKNRPEVILFENVGTMRKRGERVLNIVIEQFEKMGFAILGPRIINVADFGVPQSRKRLIFVAVKNCFLRHNDRFNWDYFDDKFKEEKVSVKDAISHLPVIPHGHRLNRQDPLHVTRALSSVNLQRIRQITRPGQGREMWDKKYNLECYKKHDGHKDVYGRMSWDGQAPTLTCRCISISNGRFGHPEQDRAISLREAAILQTLDCYKFKEPILLNRVAQQIGNAVPPKLATKIGKFVLEII, encoded by the coding sequence ATGGAGAGTGTTAAGATTTTGGGATTTTCAGATAAAAAAGGATATAAAAAAATGTCTGGAGAAAATATTTCTGGAAATAGGAAGAAAGTAATTGCGCTGGACTTTTTCTGCGGCTGCGGAGGCGTAACTAACGGACTTAGAAAAGCGGGCATAGAAGTTATAGCTGGGTTTGATATCGATCCGGAAGTGAGATACGCATATGAAGAGAACAACAGCGGTTCGGTCTTTTTTAATATTGATATATCAAAGACCGGGGAAAATGTGAAAGCTATCAATAAAATACTGGAATCAAGAAGAAGAGACGCGTTGATTTTTAGTGCCTGTGCACCTTGCCAGCCGTTTAGTTTACATAACAGAAATCATAAATGGGATTATAGAAAGAGCTTAATGATAGAATTTATTAAAGTCATAAAGAGACTTCCTATAAAGAATCGACCCGAAGTAATTTTATTTGAAAATGTAGGTACAATGAGAAAACGGGGAGAGAGAGTTTTGAATATCGTTATTGAGCAGTTTGAAAAGATGGGTTTTGCAATATTAGGCCCAAGAATTATCAATGTAGCCGATTTCGGAGTACCCCAAAGCCGCAAGCGTTTAATATTTGTGGCCGTCAAGAATTGTTTCTTGCGACACAATGACCGCTTTAACTGGGATTATTTTGATGACAAATTTAAGGAAGAAAAAGTAAGCGTTAAAGATGCGATTTCCCATTTACCCGTTATCCCTCACGGTCATAGGTTAAATAGACAAGATCCTCTTCATGTGACGAGGGCATTATCTTCTGTAAATTTACAAAGAATCAGACAGATTACTAGACCAGGGCAAGGGCGAGAGATGTGGGACAAGAAATACAATCTGGAATGCTATAAGAAACACGACGGTCATAAAGATGTATATGGAAGAATGTCTTGGGACGGACAAGCCCCTACGTTGACTTGCAGATGTATAAGTATATCAAACGGCAGATTCGGACATCCCGAACAGGATCGGGCAATAAGCTTACGCGAAGCTGCTATTTTACAGACTTTGGATTGTTATAAATTTAAAGAACCTATTCTTCTCAACAGGGTTGCGCAGCAGATAGGAAATGCCGTTCCGCCTAAATTGGCTACAAAAATAGGGAAGTTTGTTTTAGAAATTATTTAA